The Nocardioides panzhihuensis genome has a segment encoding these proteins:
- a CDS encoding SGNH hydrolase domain-containing protein, which translates to MSPPVLQASSPQQQIAARGATGAQGKRKEIEGLRTVAALLVAIYHIWLGKVSGGVDVFFVVTGFLITLTLVGHVRREGRIRPLSYLGRLARRVWPMAAVVLLAALAMTVVIAPEALRPRNFSEVLASALYYENWFLAENAVDYLNQHDPHTPVQHFWAMSVQGQFYLTWLVVAVAAWLLAARGARRVDVRRFVAVLAGLIALVGAISFAWSLIQTAGNQPYAYFSYLTRVWEFSVGGLLALAGARLALRGRAAALASWAALLGLFACGLVLPVEGAFPGVAALWPVACATLLLVSTREDERAWSGTRLLATPAVSWLGAMAFGIYLWHFPILIGYRYVHGTDAVPGVLAGVTMVLAAVLLAIAFHYAVERPVARGWRPGPAKPVIAAALIGSWIAVVALSYVGVRDSNEVAANSRQSAAQAADELGDCFGYAAKDSAGPCADELASAPMMPARVGLLNDTGRAYDCYSAADAKHLRTCTFGTGSVRVALVGTSHAAMLTPLFRAAARERDWQVSVMTGNGCVWSAERAGGQGISERCGTRIQETEDQLFGGEPFDAVVFAGGRNPGMVAPDRIDEAATNWRALRERGTDVVVIEDNPRNGEDAARCITESSEEKLRAGACDVSRAEATNAPDTLVSTARRIEAPVVTTLDLYCDDRTCPAVIGNVIVYRDAHHLTLTYERTMAEELFRRLGEHIPSGRP; encoded by the coding sequence GTGTCTCCACCCGTCCTGCAGGCCTCGTCGCCGCAGCAGCAGATCGCTGCGCGCGGTGCGACCGGCGCCCAGGGAAAGCGCAAGGAGATCGAAGGCCTGCGTACGGTCGCGGCACTCCTGGTCGCGATCTACCACATCTGGCTCGGCAAGGTCTCCGGCGGTGTCGACGTCTTCTTCGTCGTCACCGGGTTCCTGATCACCCTCACGCTGGTCGGCCACGTACGCCGCGAGGGTCGGATCAGACCGCTGTCGTACCTCGGCCGTCTGGCCCGGCGCGTCTGGCCGATGGCCGCCGTGGTGCTGCTGGCCGCCCTGGCGATGACGGTCGTGATCGCTCCAGAGGCGCTTCGGCCACGCAACTTCTCCGAGGTGCTCGCCTCAGCCCTCTACTACGAGAACTGGTTCCTCGCGGAGAACGCGGTCGACTACCTCAACCAGCATGATCCGCATACGCCTGTTCAGCATTTCTGGGCGATGTCCGTGCAGGGCCAGTTCTACCTGACCTGGTTGGTCGTGGCCGTGGCTGCGTGGCTCCTCGCCGCGCGCGGCGCCCGCCGTGTCGACGTCCGCCGCTTCGTGGCCGTCCTTGCCGGTCTCATCGCTCTTGTCGGCGCGATCTCGTTCGCGTGGAGTCTGATCCAGACGGCGGGCAACCAGCCGTACGCGTACTTCTCCTATCTCACCCGGGTGTGGGAGTTCTCTGTCGGCGGGCTGCTCGCGCTGGCCGGAGCGCGACTCGCCCTTCGTGGCCGGGCAGCGGCCCTCGCCTCCTGGGCAGCGCTCCTCGGGCTGTTCGCCTGTGGCCTCGTGCTTCCTGTCGAAGGCGCCTTCCCCGGTGTGGCGGCGCTGTGGCCGGTCGCGTGCGCGACGCTGCTTCTGGTGTCGACGCGCGAGGACGAGCGGGCCTGGTCCGGGACCCGCCTGCTCGCCACGCCGGCCGTGAGCTGGTTGGGCGCGATGGCGTTCGGCATCTACCTGTGGCACTTCCCGATCCTCATCGGCTACCGGTATGTCCACGGCACGGACGCCGTGCCCGGCGTGCTGGCCGGAGTCACGATGGTCCTCGCCGCTGTGCTGCTCGCCATCGCCTTCCACTACGCCGTCGAGCGCCCCGTCGCCCGCGGTTGGCGGCCGGGCCCGGCGAAGCCGGTGATCGCTGCGGCCCTGATCGGCTCCTGGATCGCTGTGGTGGCGCTCTCCTACGTCGGCGTCAGGGACTCGAACGAGGTCGCCGCGAACAGCCGGCAGAGCGCCGCCCAGGCCGCGGACGAGCTCGGAGACTGCTTCGGGTACGCCGCCAAGGACAGTGCCGGTCCGTGTGCCGACGAGCTCGCCTCGGCGCCGATGATGCCGGCCCGGGTCGGACTCCTGAACGACACCGGGCGGGCCTACGACTGCTACTCGGCCGCGGACGCGAAGCATCTGCGGACCTGCACCTTCGGGACGGGCAGCGTACGGGTCGCGCTGGTCGGGACCTCGCACGCGGCCATGCTCACGCCGCTGTTCCGCGCGGCAGCGCGCGAGCGTGACTGGCAGGTGAGCGTGATGACGGGCAACGGGTGCGTCTGGTCTGCGGAGCGTGCGGGCGGCCAGGGCATCAGCGAACGGTGTGGGACACGCATCCAGGAGACCGAGGATCAGCTGTTCGGTGGCGAGCCGTTCGATGCGGTGGTCTTCGCCGGAGGCCGCAATCCCGGCATGGTCGCCCCGGACAGGATCGACGAGGCGGCGACGAACTGGCGTGCGCTGCGCGAACGGGGGACCGATGTCGTCGTCATCGAGGACAACCCGCGGAACGGCGAGGACGCCGCGCGCTGCATCACGGAGTCGTCCGAGGAGAAGCTGCGGGCCGGGGCCTGCGACGTCTCTCGAGCGGAGGCCACGAACGCACCCGACACGCTCGTGTCGACGGCACGTCGGATCGAGGCTCCCGTCGTGACCACGCTCGATCTCTACTGCGACGACCGGACCTGTCCCGCAGTCATCGGGAACGTGATCGTGTACCGCGATGCCCATCACCTGACCCTGACCTACGAACGTACGATGGCTGAGGAGCTGTTCCGCCGTCTGGGCGAGCACATCCCCAGCGGGAGGCCCTGA
- the rnc gene encoding ribonuclease III translates to MLERSLTHRSYAYENGGLPTNERLEFLGDSVLGVVVTETLYRIHPDLPEGKLAKLRAAVVNARALAEVGQAIGLGQHIKLGRGEEATGGREKASIVSDTVEAVIGAVHLSGGIEVSTVLVHRLFDPLIEAASDLGAGLDWKTSLQELSAERALGVPEYVITDEGPDHMKTFTAKVRVGEQLYGNGVGRSKKEAEQAAAETAYGEIQAAAAVTG, encoded by the coding sequence CTGCTTGAGCGTTCGCTCACTCATCGTTCCTACGCGTACGAGAACGGTGGCCTGCCCACCAACGAGCGCCTGGAGTTCCTTGGCGACTCGGTGCTCGGCGTCGTGGTCACCGAGACCCTCTATCGCATCCATCCAGACCTGCCCGAGGGCAAGCTGGCCAAGCTGCGGGCGGCGGTTGTGAACGCCCGCGCCTTGGCCGAGGTCGGTCAGGCCATCGGCCTGGGCCAGCACATCAAGCTGGGCCGGGGCGAGGAGGCCACCGGTGGGCGCGAGAAGGCTTCGATCGTCTCCGACACCGTCGAGGCGGTGATCGGAGCGGTCCACCTCTCCGGTGGTATCGAGGTCTCCACGGTCCTCGTCCACCGGCTCTTCGACCCGCTCATCGAGGCGGCCTCCGACCTCGGTGCCGGTCTCGACTGGAAGACCTCCCTGCAGGAGCTCTCCGCCGAGCGTGCCCTCGGTGTGCCGGAATACGTCATCACCGACGAGGGCCCCGACCACATGAAGACCTTCACCGCGAAGGTCCGGGTCGGCGAGCAGCTCTACGGCAACGGCGTCGGCCGCTCCAAGAAGGAGGCCGAGCAGGCCGCCGCGGAGACGGCCTACGGCGAGATCCAGGCCGCCGCCGCGGTCACGGGCTGA
- the rpmF gene encoding 50S ribosomal protein L32 gives MAVPKRKMSRSNTRHRRSAWKAVAPTLVTCANPACGAKHIPHRACGECGQYGARAERRQVL, from the coding sequence GTGGCTGTCCCGAAGCGGAAGATGTCGCGCAGCAACACCCGCCACCGCCGCTCGGCCTGGAAGGCCGTTGCGCCGACCCTGGTGACGTGCGCGAACCCCGCCTGCGGCGCCAAGCACATCCCGCACCGTGCGTGCGGCGAGTGCGGCCAGTACGGCGCTCGCGCCGAACGTCGCCAGGTCCTCTGA
- a CDS encoding class I SAM-dependent methyltransferase produces the protein MTLTATDRPLPPLAPRAWLRYDVVSRIIDRLAPTTALEIGCGQGAFGARLATRADYLGVEPDADSFTVAYERITALGGTVLNAMSSELEPGATYDLVCAFEVLEHIEDDKEALAEWVTHIRPGGHLVLSVPAFQERFGPMDRHAGHFRRYSPEELTTRLEEAGLGEVDITVYGWPLGYALEAVRNRIDARKLAKVGDLTPEELTRATGRTFQPSGRLKGAVIALATSPFMALQRLRPETGTGLVAVATRLD, from the coding sequence ATGACGCTCACCGCCACCGACCGCCCGCTGCCCCCGCTCGCACCCCGCGCCTGGCTGCGCTACGACGTCGTCAGCCGCATCATCGACCGGCTCGCACCGACGACGGCGCTGGAGATCGGCTGCGGCCAGGGCGCCTTCGGTGCCCGGCTGGCCACGCGCGCCGACTACCTCGGGGTCGAGCCCGACGCGGACTCGTTCACGGTGGCGTACGAGCGCATCACCGCGCTCGGCGGCACCGTGCTCAACGCGATGTCCTCCGAGCTGGAGCCGGGGGCGACGTACGACCTCGTCTGTGCCTTCGAGGTGCTCGAGCACATCGAGGACGACAAGGAGGCGTTGGCCGAGTGGGTCACCCACATCCGCCCCGGCGGTCACCTCGTGCTCTCCGTGCCGGCGTTTCAGGAGCGGTTCGGGCCCATGGACCGGCATGCCGGCCACTTCCGCCGCTACAGCCCCGAGGAGCTCACCACCCGGCTCGAGGAGGCGGGCCTCGGCGAGGTCGACATCACCGTCTACGGCTGGCCCCTCGGCTACGCACTGGAGGCGGTCCGCAACCGGATCGACGCCAGGAAGCTGGCGAAGGTGGGAGATCTCACACCCGAGGAGCTCACCCGGGCGACCGGCCGTACGTTCCAGCCCAGCGGACGCCTCAAGGGCGCCGTCATCGCCCTGGCGACCAGCCCGTTCATGGCGCTGCAGCGACTGCGGCCCGAGACCGGCACCGGCCTCGTCGCGGTCGCGACCAGGCTCGACTGA
- a CDS encoding lysylphosphatidylglycerol synthase domain-containing protein produces the protein MVPLKAVVVAIVVVVAAYAVHRNWDALVRGFEELPLWVLAVAFGLTVLAQVVALLMWRVVLADLGSPLRLVPAARIFYVSQLGKYLPGSLWTLLGQMELARAERVPRRTSLTQGVLVLAIAVGAGVMVSVLLMPFLGRETLARYWWAVLLLPLILVMLHPPVFGKVVDTGLRLLGREPLEVLPTWRGLGKALALQGLVWILLGLQVWVVVVGLGGDPLPSLLASVGGYALGFSLGMAAIGLPAGAGLREAVLVVALSGVLAPGLALLVALLARGIAVLADVLVALVAAFLTRRGGEVATPAPSSAP, from the coding sequence GTGGTTCCCCTCAAGGCGGTGGTCGTCGCGATCGTCGTCGTGGTGGCTGCGTACGCGGTCCACCGCAACTGGGACGCGCTCGTGCGCGGCTTCGAGGAGCTGCCGCTGTGGGTGCTCGCGGTCGCCTTCGGACTGACCGTGCTCGCCCAGGTCGTCGCGCTGCTGATGTGGCGGGTGGTGCTGGCCGATCTCGGCTCGCCGCTGCGGCTGGTGCCCGCGGCCAGGATCTTCTACGTCAGCCAGCTGGGAAAGTACCTGCCTGGCTCGTTGTGGACGCTCCTGGGTCAGATGGAGCTCGCCCGCGCCGAGCGGGTGCCGCGGCGTACGTCCTTGACCCAGGGTGTCCTCGTGCTGGCGATCGCCGTCGGCGCCGGGGTGATGGTGTCGGTGCTCCTGATGCCGTTCCTCGGGCGGGAGACGCTCGCACGCTACTGGTGGGCGGTCCTGCTCCTGCCGTTGATCCTGGTGATGCTCCATCCGCCGGTCTTCGGCAAGGTGGTCGACACGGGGCTTCGGCTGCTGGGGCGCGAGCCGCTCGAGGTACTCCCGACCTGGCGGGGGCTCGGCAAGGCGCTGGCGCTGCAGGGCCTGGTCTGGATTCTGCTCGGTCTCCAGGTCTGGGTGGTCGTGGTCGGCCTGGGCGGTGACCCGCTGCCCTCGTTGCTGGCCAGCGTCGGCGGCTACGCGCTCGGGTTCAGCCTGGGCATGGCCGCGATCGGGCTCCCTGCCGGCGCCGGGCTGCGCGAGGCCGTCCTGGTCGTCGCCCTCTCCGGTGTCCTCGCGCCGGGGCTCGCGCTGCTGGTCGCCCTGCTCGCTCGCGGCATCGCCGTCCTGGCCGATGTGCTCGTCGCCCTGGTCGCCGCCTTCCTGACCCGCCGCGGCGGCGAGGTCGCGACCCCCGCCCCATCGTCAGCTCCGTGA
- a CDS encoding YceD family protein — protein MTSLDPRAPLVLDTRELGRRPGSERHVEVTVPAPADLGIEVLAVPEGSPVELDLRLEAVMEGVLVTGTALVGLDGECVRCLEKIEDEAEVDIQELYVYNDSRDGQAPDEDDETSRTEGDLIDLEPVLRDAVVLALPFQPMCQDDCPGLCPDCGARLADEPEHDHGDKVDPRWAGLASLKEDPSN, from the coding sequence ATGACCAGCCTGGACCCGAGAGCGCCGCTCGTGCTCGATACTCGCGAGCTCGGCCGCCGCCCGGGGTCTGAGCGTCATGTCGAGGTGACGGTGCCGGCGCCGGCAGATCTTGGTATCGAAGTCCTCGCTGTCCCCGAGGGATCGCCGGTCGAGCTCGACCTGCGTCTCGAGGCGGTCATGGAGGGTGTGCTGGTCACGGGGACGGCTTTGGTCGGCCTCGATGGCGAGTGCGTGCGGTGCCTGGAGAAGATCGAGGACGAAGCCGAGGTCGACATCCAGGAGCTGTACGTCTACAACGACTCTCGTGACGGCCAGGCGCCTGATGAGGACGACGAGACCAGCCGGACCGAGGGCGATCTGATCGACCTCGAGCCGGTGCTCAGGGATGCGGTGGTGCTCGCACTGCCGTTCCAGCCGATGTGCCAGGACGACTGTCCGGGACTGTGCCCCGACTGTGGGGCGCGGCTCGCGGACGAGCCCGAGCACGACCACGGCGACAAGGTAGACCCGCGCTGGGCGGGGCTGGCTTCGCTCAAGGAAGACCCCAGCAACTAG
- a CDS encoding glycosyltransferase family protein — MHIVAFGTYDVTSHPRVAVLIEGLRACGAEVTEVNRPLGLDTAARVAILRQPWRLPLLVLRLLSRWSGLTVESLRRRRRPDAVLVGYLGHFDVHLARLLHPRSTILLDHMVSAAGVATNRRLAGSGGLKLRLMKAIDAMALARADVVIVDTAEQQQALPEDVRLRSVVCPVGATKEWFDAGAKSLERPTEAPLKTVFVGLFSPTHGPAVIAEALDMLADDERIEVTMVGQGQQYDEARRLAAHNPRVSWVDWVDAEDLPEFVAGFDVSLGIFGTVPQARRVVPNKAFQGAAAGAVVVTSDTAPQRRMLESAAMLVTPGSPEDLAAALTKLADDPEEAQRLREAAYEQAREHYTPQAVAAPILECLR, encoded by the coding sequence ATGCACATCGTCGCCTTCGGCACCTACGACGTGACCTCCCATCCGCGGGTCGCGGTACTCATCGAGGGCCTGCGCGCCTGCGGCGCCGAGGTCACCGAGGTGAACCGGCCGCTGGGCCTGGACACCGCGGCGAGGGTGGCGATCCTGCGCCAGCCGTGGCGGCTGCCGCTGCTCGTGCTGCGCCTGCTGAGCCGCTGGAGCGGGCTGACCGTCGAGTCGCTGCGACGGCGCCGGCGTCCCGATGCCGTCCTGGTCGGCTATCTGGGCCACTTCGACGTGCACCTGGCGCGCCTCCTCCATCCTCGTTCGACCATCCTGCTGGACCACATGGTCTCCGCGGCCGGGGTCGCCACCAACCGGCGCCTGGCCGGCTCGGGCGGGCTGAAGCTGCGGCTGATGAAGGCGATCGACGCGATGGCGCTGGCACGGGCCGACGTGGTCATCGTGGACACGGCCGAGCAGCAGCAGGCGCTGCCCGAGGACGTACGCCTCCGCTCGGTGGTCTGTCCGGTGGGTGCCACCAAGGAGTGGTTCGACGCGGGGGCCAAGTCGCTCGAGCGGCCGACCGAGGCGCCGCTGAAGACGGTCTTCGTCGGCCTCTTCTCCCCCACCCACGGCCCTGCCGTGATAGCCGAGGCCCTCGACATGCTCGCCGACGACGAGCGGATCGAGGTGACGATGGTGGGCCAGGGCCAGCAGTACGACGAGGCCCGGCGCCTCGCGGCCCACAACCCGCGGGTCTCCTGGGTCGACTGGGTCGACGCCGAGGACCTGCCCGAGTTCGTCGCCGGGTTCGACGTGAGCCTCGGCATCTTCGGCACCGTCCCGCAGGCACGACGCGTGGTGCCCAACAAGGCGTTCCAGGGCGCGGCCGCCGGCGCGGTCGTCGTCACCTCCGACACCGCGCCCCAACGGCGGATGCTGGAGAGCGCGGCCATGCTGGTCACCCCCGGAAGCCCGGAAGACCTCGCCGCCGCCCTCACCAAGCTCGCCGACGACCCCGAAGAAGCCCAGCGCCTGCGGGAGGCGGCCTACGAGCAGGCGCGCGAGCACTACACACCTCAGGCCGTCGCCGCCCCCATCCTCGAATGTCTTCGCTGA